The sequence GGGACGGATCACAAATCAAAGGCAAATCAGGAAAACGATTCCTCAAATCAATTGGAATTTGCCATTCGGGAATGTTTCTATATTTGGTTTTTTCGTAAGAAGAAAATCCACGATGAATCACGCCTAATTTTTTAATTCCGGCATTGTATAAACGTTCAATTCCGCCCAACCATAAAGATAAATCTGGATTCACTGGATTTTTAACCAAAACTATTTTATCTGTATTTTGAAGCGCGTCTGCAATTTCTTGCACCGCAAACGGATTTGCAGTGGTACGCGCACCAATCCAAAGAACATCTACGTCATATTCCAAAGCTAATTTCACGTGATTTGCCGTTGCTACTTCCGTAGCAATTAACAAACCTGTTTCGTCTTTGGCACGTTTCAACCATTTTAAACCAATTTCTCCAACGCCTTCAAATCCACCTGGACGCGTTCTTGGTTTCCAGATTCCGGCACGCAAAATATTTACGTCAGCATCTTTTAATTCGTGTGCTATTTTTAAAACTTGTTCTTCGGTTTCGGCACTACACGGACCTGCAATTACCAACGGATGTGTTAATTGAAAATCGTTTAACCAAGTTTTTAATTCTGAAGAATTTGTCATGTATCTTATTTATTTTTATATAGGAAATTCTTGCAATAAATACATCGATTTCCAACATTCAAATTTACGAATAAAATTGTAGTGCTTATGTAAGTTTTTTACATCATTCATATTAAGTTGTAAAGACAGAATTATTATCTTTGGATTTAAAATTAAAACAAGCGATGTCGATAGAAGTTAAAAATATTTCGAAAATTTACGGGGAGCAAAAAGCTTTAGATGCAGTTTCTTTTTCAATAAAGAAAGGAGAAATTGTTGGATTTTTAGGTCCGAATGGTGCCGGAAAATCAACCTTAATGAAAATATTAACTACTTATATTGAAGCAGATTCAGGTTCAGCTTTGGTAAACGGTTTCGATGTAAATACACAACCGCATCAAGTTGAAAAATCAATTGGTTATTTGCCTGAACATAATCCATTGTATTTAGATTTATACGTAAAAGAATATTTAGAATTCAATGCCGATGTTTACAACGTAAAAAAAAGCAGAATTGATGATGTAATTGAACTTACGGGATTAACTCCAGAATCGAAAAAGAAAATCGGTCAGCTTTCTAAAGGTTATCGTCAACGTGTTGGATTGGCAACGGCACTTTTACACAATCCGGATGTTTTGATTTTAGATGAGCCAACCACAGGTTTAGATCCAAATCAATTGGTTGAGATTCGTGAATTGATCAAGAACATCGGAAAGGACAAAACCGTTTTTCTTTCTACGCATATTATGCAAGAAGTTGAAGCGATTTGTGATCGCGTGATTATCATCAATAAAGGTAAAATTGTTGACGACCGTTTATTACATCAAACTTTTTCATCAGAAAATGAACAAGTAATTGAAGTAGAATTCGATTTTAAAATTGAAGAACAATTTGTAGCTAAACTTAAGAATTTGGTTACGTTCAAAAACATTCACGACAATCAGTGGGAATTGGTTTTCAAAGCAGATGAAGATATGCGACCAGCGATTTTTGATTTTGCTCAAGAAAACGGACTTAGAACCTTATCTGTTCAATTAAAAAATAAAGATTTAGAAACGTTATTCCGTGAAAAAACAACTCAAAAATAAATATAAAGCTCAGTTATTCTGGGCTTTTATTTTGAATTAAGAAATCAAAAAACTTATTTATAAATCAACTTACCTTTATATTTTTCGGTAACGTCAACTTCATTTGGTTTATTAAAAACAATAACATTTCCAGTTGCGTAAATAGTACCTGATAATTTATTCTCTGCTTTAACCAAAATATCGTTGTTACTGCGTTGAAAAAAAGTACAATCAAAAGCTTCTAAATTCTGCGCTTCTAAGCGACCGCTTCCTCCATAAAAAGCAATATCTAACCAAATCGTTTTACCAGAAATTTTAAAATAGCCAACTTGATTATCTTCAACTCGCAAAACATTATTTTCAATTTGTAAATCTACCTTTGAAGAAGCTCCTTCATCACTACTTGTAATAATTGTCAATTCAGGAAATCTTAATATTCCGACAGAAGAAACTTTTAATTGCGTACGCGAAATTATTTTTTTTAATGTTGGTGTATAAATGCGAACTTTAGCAATTTCGTAACTATGAAGCATTGAACAACTCATCGAATTGGTTATGGTCAGTTGATTATTTTGAATCTGGAAATCTAAATTTGCCAAGTAACTTTCTTTAGAATCAATTTCGATTTTTGATTCGTTAGATTCGATAATTTCCACTGTAAAACCTTTCGGAATATCAATCACATCAAATGCTGACAAACTCAATGTTTTTGAAACCGAATTTCCTGAATCAGAAAAACAACTTCCTTCTTTTGTACAAGAAGAAAAAGTAGTAACAACAAGCAATATAAAAAGGAAATGCTTCATACATCTATAATTTAAAACCAACACCAAATTCTAAAGCTTCTGCTTTTGCCGAATGTGTTTTCAAACTCATCGACCCAAAAATGCGTTCTGTAACATTGTATTTCAAACCTAAACGTTGATACAAACTTCCATTAACTTTATATTGATCATATACATAAACACCCATTTGACCTTCAATACTCAATTTATTTATATACATTTCGTATCCAGTAAAAACACCAATTCGTTTATAATCTGTATTTAAAGAAATATTTGATTCAGGAAAAGAATTTGCTAAAAGTGGAATTATTTCTTTTAGAGTTTCGGACAAAAACAATTCAGCACCTAATTGAAGTGAACCCGTTCTATTTAATCGCTTTTCTGCATAAGCATTAATGTGATAAAAAGGTTTTTGCCCCATTCCAATTACGTGTCCTTCATTTACACCAGTCTTAAAACTAATTACATATTTAATTCTTGTATCAAAATTATCAACTTGTGAACTAAAACGTCGATTTGGTTCTTGATGATTGAACGAATAATTTAAACCAATTTGCAATCCTAAAGTATTTGTACTGATATTCGGTGACTTTAATGTTGCATTGGAATGATGTAAAAAAACTAGCCCAGCTTGAAAACCCAAACCATTCCAAAGATTTTGCTTATTAAAATTTAAAGCCAAATAAGTCGAAGGCATAAATTTAGTTCCGTAAGCTAAATTTCTAAAATTAGTTTCTCTATCGTACGGATTGGTTGCATAAGCAATTCCTTGTGCTACTCGAAATTGTAGATTGCGATTAAAAAAATAAAAATTTAAATGTGCAAAAGCACCATATAAATTACCTAATTCAGGATTGTGATTGTTTTGATAATGTAAAGTAAATCCATAATCGGGGAAATTATAAAAACTTTCCCAAGGTTTATCACCTACCGTTTTTCGATTAAAACTTAAAAAAAAACCTTCTGGTTTTGCAGTAATCAAATGCGAAATTTGTTGGCTATGTGGAATTATAGAACCTGTATAATAATTACCTTCTACAAACCAATCGTCAAAATTTTGTGCATGAACTGTCGAAGTAAAAAAAAGAATTGCAAAAAAAAAGTGCTTAAAAACACTTCTCAAATTACTTGAAAAGAATATTTTTAAGCACAGCATATTTTTAGAATAAACCGTTGATTTCAGCATCAATTCTATTGATGATATTTCCTAAATCTTCAGGATTATCAACAAAATTAATATTATCAACATCGATAATTAACAACTTTCCTTTGTTGTACGTTTGAATCCAAGCTTCGTAACGTTCATTCAAACGATTTAAATAATCGATAGAAATGGTATTTTCATAATCACGTCCGCGTTTGTGAATTTGACCAACTAAATTCGGAATCGAACTTCTTAAATAAATCAATAAATCTGGTGCTCCAACCAATTGTTCCATCAGTTCAAAAAGCGATTTATAATTTTCGTAATCTCTATTTCCCATCAAACCCATGGCATGTAAATTTGGAGCGAAAATGTGCGCATCTTCATAAATCGTACGATCTTGAATGGTATTTTTTCCGCTTTCTTTCATCTTCAAAACCTGACGAAAACGGCTATTTAAGAAATAAATTTGTAAGTTAAATGACCAACGATCCATCGAATGATAGAAATCATCTAAATACGGATTGTCAACTACATCTTCGAAATGCGGTTCCCATTTAAAATGTTTTGAAAGTAATCGGGTTAAAGTTGTTTTTCCTGCTCCGATATTCCCTGCGATAGCAACTTGCATTTATGGTGTTTTTAATTTGTAAATATTAATATCTGTATCTGTAAAAATAGTCAAAATTTCATTATTTATTTCAAATGAAACGATGTTATTATTTGGCAGATTTATTTTTAAGTTTTGATTTGAAACGAGATTAAGATAAAACAAATCTTGATTCGTTTGACTGATAAATGCAGAAGGTGAAATCAAATCTATTTTTTCAAATTCGGTAGAAAAAGGCATTTGAGAAACTTTTCCGTAAATATCATACGTATAAATAATATGGTTTGATTCAATAAAAAACGAATTCGCGTTTGAATTCCAATCGCTAAATTTATTTTCAAATGGCACAGAAACAGCTTTTAAAGAATTTTGACCAGCATCAAAAAGAAAAATACGTCTTGAAATTCCGTCTAAAACCCAATAGAAATTTTTGTTTGATGCACTTACCGAAATTACATCCAACTCTGGAAACTGAATGCTGAAATTTACATTTAAAATTTCGTTTAATTGATTATCTAAAACCACAAAACTTTGAAAATCTCTATAAAAAACAAGAATCTGAAATGGATTTCGAATATCTATAGAAGATATTTCGCCGTAAAGTAAATTACTATAATTATACTTTTTATCTTTTTTTTGTTTGGTTATTTGATTATTCTTTACCAGATAAAATTCGCCTAAATGGTCGTATGAAGCAAATTGAATGGCATTTTGATTTGCTAAACTTTGTAATAATTCGACATCTAAATCTTGAGCTTGAATTAAACTCGTAAAACTCAAAAATAAGATGAAGAAAAATTTACGCATCGTAATGTTTATAAGTAATTATATCGAAAGCATGTTTATGCTTTTCGTCAATTTCGTGATGAATAACCTCAACAGATTTCCAAATCATTTTATCAATTTCAGGAAAAAAAGCATCAGCTTCAAATGATTCTTTGACTTCGGTAATCGAAAGTTCGGTAGCTAAATCAATCGTTTGTTTGTAGATTTCTCCGCCACCAATTACAAAAAGTTTATCTTGATTTTGATTTTTCGCGAAATGAATAGCTTCATCAATCGATTGAAAAACAAAACAATTTTCTGGAACTTGATAATCTGTATTTCTAGAAATAATCAAATGTGTACGATTTGGTAATGGTTTCGGAAAGGTCTCAAACGTTTTTCTTCCCATTAAAATAAAATGTCCTGTTGTTAAACTTTTAAAATGTTTAAAATCATCAGGCAAATGCCAAATCATTGCATTATCTTTTCCTAACGCATTATTTTCAGCAACAGCAGCAACAAGAATTATTTTCATATTAAACTGAAACTTGTCCTTTAATGGCAGGATGCGGTTCGTAATTTTCTAAAGTAAAATCTTCAAAAGTAAAATCGAAAATATTTTTCACTTCTGGATTTAACTTCATTGTTGGTAGCGGTTTCGGTTCGCGAGATAATTGCAATTCTAACTGTTCGATATGATTGTTATAAATATGAGCATCACCAAAAGTGTGAATAAAATCGCCATATCCTAATCCACAAACTTGAGCAACCATCATCGTAAACAACGCATAAGATGCAATATTAAACGGAACTCCTAAGAAAATATCGGCGCTTCGTTGATACAACTGACAAGATAATTTTCCGTCGGCAACATAGAATTGAAAAAAAGCATGACAAGGAGGTAAAGCAGCTTTATTATTTGCAACGTTTTCTGCAAACGAAATAGAAGTATCTGGCAAAACGCTTGGATTCCAAGCAGAGATTAACATTCTTCTACTATTTGGATTAGTTTTCAACGTTTCAATCAATTCGGTAATTTGGTCAATTTCTTCACCATTCCAATTACGCCATTGATATCCGTAAACCGGACCTAAATCACCATTCTCATCTGCCCATTCGTCCCAGATGCGAACACCGTTTTCTTTCAAATACGCAATATTAGTTTCGCCTTTTAAAAACCATAACAATTCGTGAATGATTGATTTTAAATGCACTTTTTTAGTGGTAACCATCGGAAAGCCTTCGTTTAAATCAAAACGCATTTGATAACCAAAAACGCTTTTAGTTCCGGTACCTGTTCGGTCACCTTTTTGAACACCTGTTTCAATAACATGCTTAACTAAATCTAAATATTGCTTCATAAGTTTTCTTATTATTCTGATTTTCTAGAAATTTCATCACGTAAACGAGCAGCTTTTTCGTAATCTTCGTTTGCAATTGCATTTTCTAACAATTCATTCAATTCTTTAAGTGAAAAATGAGCATATTCGTTTACCTTCTCAGTCATTTTAGGAGCTTCGATATTCGTGAATATTTCTTCTAAAACATCGTCAATATCTTCTGATTCGTCTTCATTTTCATTTCCGTCCACAACACCATCATTCAAGAAAATTCCTGCTTTATCTAGGATGTTTTTATAAGTAAAAATTGGAGCTTGAAAACGAATTGCCAACGAAATTGCATCTGATGTTCTGGCATCGATAATTTCTTCAATTCCATCGCGTTCACAAATAATACTTGAGAAGAAAACACCATCAACTAATTTGTGGATGATTACTTGATTGATAACAATATCAAAACGGTCTGCAAAATTTTTGAACAAATCGTGCGTTAACGGTCTTGGAGGTTTTAATTCTTTCTCGATAGCAATTGCAATTGATTGTGCTTCAAAAGCTCCGATAACAATCGGAAGTTTTCTATCGCCGTCAACTTCGTTTAAAATCAGTGCATAAGCACCATTTTGCGTATGACTGTACGAAATTCCCTTTATAACTAATTTTACTAAACTCATATATTTCCTAACCAAAAAAAGGGCTATTAAAACAAAGATACTACTTTATTTTAATAGCCCAAATGGGTTTTTATTTTTTTGAAAAGAACTAAGCGTTTTTAGCTTTGAACTCTTTTAATTTCTCGATTAATGCAGGTACTACTTGGAAAGCATCACCAACAACTCCGTAATCTGCAACTTTAAAGAAAGGCGCTTCTGGGTCTGTATTAATAACCACTTTTACTTTAGAAGAGTTGATTCCAGCAATGTGCTGAATAGCTCCAGAAATACCAACTGCAATATATAAATTGGCAGCAACTGGTTTTCCTGTTTGTCCAACGTGCTCAGAGTGAGGTCTCCAATCTAAATCAGAAACTGGTTTAGAACAAGCAGTTGCAGCTCCTAAAACAGAAGCCAATTCTTCAATCATTCCCCAGTTTTCTGGACCTTTTAATCCACGACCTGCAGAAACAACGATTTCAGCATCAGCAATAGTTACTTTTCCTGTTACCTTTTCAACACTTTCTACAACGATAGCAAAATCAGCATCGTTTAAAGCTGGAGCGAAATCTTCTGCAGCAGCAGCTCCTGAAGCTTCAACTAATCCGAAAGAGTTTTTAGCTAAAGCTAATACTTTTACGTCTGAAGCGATTTCTGTAACATTGAATCCTTTTGTAGAGAAAGCGTTTCTTTTCACTTGGAAAGGAGATGTAGAAATTGGTAAAGCTATTACGTTAGAAGCAAATCCTGCTTCTAAATTAACAGCTACAATTGGTGCTAAATATAAAGAATCTGTAGTTGACGATAAAACAACAACTTTAGCTCCTTCTTTTTGTGCCGCTTGTTTGATTACATCAGCATAAGCTTTAGCACTGAATTTATTTAATTTATCGTTAGATACTTTTAAAACTTTATCAACTCCGTAGTTTCCTAATTCAGAAACATCAGATGTATTGATTGTTACAGCAGTTACAGTTGTTCCTAAAGATTCTGCAACTTTTTTTGCATAAGAAGCTAATTCTAATGCAACTTTTTTAAATTTTCCTTCTGCTGATTCAGCATATATTAAAACTGACATACTCTTTTAATTTTGTAATGAATAAATAAATTGAAGTGAATTAGATTACTTTAGCTTCGTTATGTAATAAGTTTACTAACTCATCTAAATTATCTGCGCTAATGATTTTACAAGCAGATTTTGGAGCTGGACTTTCGTATTTAACAACTTTAGTTAAAGCTTCAACACCTGCTGGTTCAACAACGTTTAAAGCTTTTGTACGAGCTGTCATAATTCCACGCATATTTGGAATACGTAAATCTTTTTCCTCAACAATTCCTTTTTGACCTCCAATAACTAAAGGTAACCCTGCTGATAAAATTTCTTTACCACCGTCAATTTCTCTCGTTACTTTTGCTGTATTTCCTTCAACTTCGATTCCAACGCAAGAATTCACAAAATTATATCCTAAAATTGTAGCTAACATTCCTGGAACCATTCCTCCATTATAATCTAAAGATTCTTTACCTGCAATTACTAAATCGTATCCACCATTTTTAACTACTTCAGCTAATTGTTTTGCAACGAAAAATCCGTCTGTAGGATTTGCGTTTACACGAATAGCTTCATCAGCTCCAATTGCTAAAGCTTTACGGATAGTAGCTTCAGTATCTGCGCCACCAACATTTACAACTGTTACATGAGCACCTTGTTTTTCTTTAAACCAAATAGCGCGTGTTAAACCAAACTCATCATTTGGATTAATTACAAACTGAACTCCATTCGTATCAAACTCAGTATCACCATTCGTAAAATTAATTTTCGAAGTAGTATCAGGCACGTGGCTGATGCAAACTAATATTTTCATTTATTGTAAGTTTTTTAGATTAATGTTTTAATAAAAACGAAGATAAAAAAATTATTTAAATAAATAGTATGCGTGCATAATATTTTTTAGCACAAAATACAAATTTCTAAAATAAATTTAATTTTTATCCAATTTAAAAAGACCAAAATCAATTATATTGAAAATATCTAAAAAAAATTAACAATGTCATAAATGAGAATTTTGAAATTAATAATATCTTTATGTAAAAACTGGATATGAAAATTCGATTAATATTTTTCTTAACCATGCTTTCTTTCAAGAGCTTTTCTCAAAATACAAACTTAGAAAAGATAGCATTAGAGTTTAAACCAAAAGCTCATGCAATTGCACATCAGCCCATCAAAGCAAATTTTTGGGGCTTTAAAAATGCCGTTATTTTATTTTATGATACCGTAATTACTGATACGTCTGAATACGGAACTTATTCGCACAATCGTATTCAAAGTTTTATTTTAATTCCCGACGGTTCATCATACAAAAAAATTTTGATTGATGAATTTGAAGATGACAATGTGGATACCGAAATTTTAAGTGTCTTTTTTGCAAATGCAGATGAAGATTCTGAAAAGGAATTGATTATATTAACCTCAAATACGCATCGATTACAATATTTATATGATGGCACAGACTATACCGTATATTTTTACGATAATTTTAATTCAAATAAAATTCCAAAAAAAATGAAATCTTTAAATAATCCTAAATTAGATATTTTCTCTAAAAATAATTTTGAAGGTTTTCTCGATGATTCTGATTATATTTCGAAATACAAAAATGCAGAAGACATCAAAAAAGAATTAAAACAATTAGGATATTAAAATTTCAAAAAATGACAATAAGTAAAAAAATTCAACTATTAAGTTTTGTTTTATTAGCTAGTAATCAAAGTAATGCTTCGTTACCTTTTGATTTGTTTCCATCAGAAATTATTCAACAAACAAATAATTTATCTACTTTAGAACAACAATTAATTTCTGATTTTAAAAAGCTAGACGAAAATCCTGAATATGCTTCAACTGTTAGAGAAAATTTTTACAAAATCATAAACGAAAATCCCGAAAGTTTGAATTATGATTTTACCAAACTGAAAGAAGCAACAGGAATTTACATTGCAACTTCAACAGATAAAAAATTCAGAATTTACAGCTGGAACAATAACTCCGGTGGAACCATGCGCTTCTTTGACCAAATCATACAATATAAAGGAGATAAAAAAACAATAAGCAATTTAATTGTTGCTGAAGATGATGCGCAATCTTTCATTTCTAAAATTTATTCAGTTAAAACAAATAAAAATGAAACGATTTATCTAACCATTAATAATTCAATTTTATCTACAAGTTTAGTTACTCAAAGCATTTTTGCTTATAAAATCAAAAACAACAATTTAGATCTAACAAAGGTTTTCAAAACTAAAAAACAAGAATTATCTTCTATACATTGCGAATTTGATTTTTTTAGTGTTGTTGATAGACCAGAACGTCCCGTTGAATTAATTACATTAAAAAACAACACTTTAAAGATTCCGTTAATTAATGAAAAAGGAATTGTTACTTCTAAAAATTTGATTTATAAATGGAACGGTAATAATTTTATTTACGAAGGAATTAAATAAAATCAATATTTAAAAATCAACCAAAACCATAATTATAATTTATTCTCAAAAACAAGCCAAACAAATTATATTTTTATATTTTTGTGTTCCTATTAATTACGATAATACAATATGAGAACTATACAATTTAGAGAAGCTATTTGCGAAGCGATGAGCGAAGAAATGCGTCGCGATGAAACCATTTACTTAATGGGAGAAGAAGTTGCTGAATATAACGGTGCTTATAAAGCTTCAAAAGGAATGTTAGATGAATTTGGACCAAAACGTGTAATCGATACACCAATTGCAGAATTAGGTTTTGCTGGTATTGCGGTTGGTTCTGCAATGAACGGTTTACGTCCGATTGTAGAATTCATGACATTCAACTTTTCACTTGTTGGAATCGATCAAATTATAAATAACGCAGCTAAAATGCGTCAAATGTCTGGCGGACAATTTAACATGCCAATGGTTTTCCGTGGACCAACTGCATCTGCAGGGCAATTAGCGGCAACTCACTCTCAAGCTTTTGAAAACTGGTATGCAAATACACCTGGTTTAAAAGTGGTAGTTCCTTCTACACCTTATGATGCAAAAGGTTTATTAAAATCGGCAATTCGTGATAACGATCCTGTAATCTTTATGGAGTCTGAACAAATGTATGGTGACAAAGGAGAAATTCCTGAAGGTGAATACACAATTCCATTAGGAGTTGCAGACATCAAACGTGCTGGAACAGATGTTACGATTGTATCATTTGGAAAAATCATCAAAGAAGCTTTAATCGCTACTGAAGAATTACAAAAAGAAGGTATTTCGTGTGAAGTAATTGATTTAAGAACGGTTCGTCCATTGGATTTTGATTGTATTATCAATTCTGTTAAGAAAACAAATCGTTTAGTAATCTTAGAAGAAGCTTGGCCATTTGCATCAGTTTCATCTGAAATCACTTACACCGTACAAGAAAGAGCTTTTGATTTCTTAGATGCTCCAATACAAAGAATTACAACAGCAGATACTCCTGCTCCATTCTCTCCAGTATTATTAAAAGAATGGTTACCAAATTCACAAGATGTAATAAAAGCAGTTAAAAAAGTTGCTTACAAATAGAAAAAAAACTAATATATTTGATACTCCAACTAAACGTTGGAGTATTTTTTTATGAAACCACTTAAACACGCACTTTTACTAATATTATTCTTTTTAATTCCGCTATCGTTTTATGCACAAACGAAAGTTGGAGGAATCGTAAAAGACAATAACAATCAACCACTTGCATACGTAAGTGTGTATTTCAAAAATTCATCCGAAGGAATAATAACAAATGAATTAGGTAAGTTTTATTTAGAATCAGATTCTAAATTTGACACATTAGTAATTTCTTATATTGGTTTTGCAGACAAGTTCATTCCTTTAAAATCAGCTACAAATCTGAATTTAAACATCCAACTTGAAGAAGATAATACGCTTGAAGAAATGAAGATTTATGTAGGAAAAACATCCAAAAAAGATAATCCTGCATTAGATATTTTACGTAAAATTTGGGCAAACAAACGCAAAAACGGGCTTTATAAATTTGACCAATATCAATATTCCAAATACGAAAAAGTAGAATTTGACATGAATTCTATTGATAGTGCTTTTATGAAAAAACGCATTTTCAATGGTATGGAATTTATTTTTAATCATGTGGATACATCATCAATTACAGGAAAGACATATCTACCGATTTTCATCAACGAAAAAGCTTCAATGATTTATGGAGATAATATTAAAAACAAAAAGAAAGAACTTGTAAAAGGAAACAAAAATTCTGGTTTTGAAAACAATCAACACATCATTTCTTTCATTAATGATTTGTATGTAGATTATAATATCTATAACAATTACATTCGTTTTTATGATAAAGATTTTGTCAGTCCACTTTCTACCACTGGAATTAACGTCTATAATTATGTCTTAGCAGATAGTACATTCATTGGAAACAAATGGTGTTACAATATTGTTTTTTATCCAAGAAGAAAAGGTGAACTTACCTTTAAAGGGGATTTTTGGGTTAATGATACCACATGGGCAATCAAAAAAATAAATTTAGCAGTTAGCAAAGGTGTTAATATCAACTGGGTTAAAGATATTTATGTAGAACAAGAGTTTGAAGTTTTTGACGACTCCGTTTTCTTGTTAACCAAAGATCACATGATGACCGATTTTAGCATCAGTAAAAAAGACGAATCCAAAGGTGTTTATGGAAAAAGAACAACTTACTACAAAGATCACAAATTCAATGTAAAACGCCCAGATAATTTTTACACAAGTGAAGTCAACACTTACGACGAAAGTATAATGGCACGCGACGATTCATTTTGGGAAACCTACCGTTTTGAACCACTTTCAGAAGAAGAAATGGGAATTTATGAAATGCTTGATGCGCTTAAAGAAAATAAAAGATTCAATAGTTACGTAAACGCAGTAAGTATTCTTTCGAGTGAATACATTCAATTTGGAAATTTCGATTACGGACCTATTTTTTCATCTTTAGGATTTAATGACGTTGAAGGTACGCGTTTTCGTGTTGGAGGTAGAACTTACTTTGGACCTAATGATTATTGGCGTTTAGAAGGTTTCCTTGCTTACGGAATTAAAGATGATAAATTCAAATATGGAATTTCTGCGAAATACATGCTAGACAAAAGAAATCGTTTTATGATTTATGCAGGAAACCGAAGA comes from Flavobacterium sp. I3-2 and encodes:
- a CDS encoding bifunctional 3-deoxy-7-phosphoheptulonate synthase/chorismate mutase type II, with translation MTNSSELKTWLNDFQLTHPLVIAGPCSAETEEQVLKIAHELKDADVNILRAGIWKPRTRPGGFEGVGEIGLKWLKRAKDETGLLIATEVATANHVKLALEYDVDVLWIGARTTANPFAVQEIADALQNTDKIVLVKNPVNPDLSLWLGGIERLYNAGIKKLGVIHRGFSSYEKTKYRNIPEWQIPIDLRNRFPDLPLICDPSHITGNRNMIQEVSQQALNLNYDGLIIETHIDPDNAWSDAAQQVTPDTLKQICKDLVVRKKNDESDNYNTELDNLRLNIDDLDDKLIEILSQRMRLVDEIGTLKKEHNVSVLQNDRWQSIENRVKSVCLEKGLTKDFTEQLFKLVHQESISHQNKIINKS
- the gldA gene encoding gliding motility-associated ABC transporter ATP-binding subunit GldA, with the protein product MSIEVKNISKIYGEQKALDAVSFSIKKGEIVGFLGPNGAGKSTLMKILTTYIEADSGSALVNGFDVNTQPHQVEKSIGYLPEHNPLYLDLYVKEYLEFNADVYNVKKSRIDDVIELTGLTPESKKKIGQLSKGYRQRVGLATALLHNPDVLILDEPTTGLDPNQLVEIRELIKNIGKDKTVFLSTHIMQEVEAICDRVIIINKGKIVDDRLLHQTFSSENEQVIEVEFDFKIEEQFVAKLKNLVTFKNIHDNQWELVFKADEDMRPAIFDFAQENGLRTLSVQLKNKDLETLFREKTTQK
- a CDS encoding GIN domain-containing protein yields the protein MKHFLFILLVVTTFSSCTKEGSCFSDSGNSVSKTLSLSAFDVIDIPKGFTVEIIESNESKIEIDSKESYLANLDFQIQNNQLTITNSMSCSMLHSYEIAKVRIYTPTLKKIISRTQLKVSSVGILRFPELTIITSSDEGASSKVDLQIENNVLRVEDNQVGYFKISGKTIWLDIAFYGGSGRLEAQNLEAFDCTFFQRSNNDILVKAENKLSGTIYATGNVIVFNKPNEVDVTEKYKGKLIYK
- a CDS encoding acyloxyacyl hydrolase; the encoded protein is MLCLKIFFSSNLRSVFKHFFFAILFFTSTVHAQNFDDWFVEGNYYTGSIIPHSQQISHLITAKPEGFFLSFNRKTVGDKPWESFYNFPDYGFTLHYQNNHNPELGNLYGAFAHLNFYFFNRNLQFRVAQGIAYATNPYDRETNFRNLAYGTKFMPSTYLALNFNKQNLWNGLGFQAGLVFLHHSNATLKSPNISTNTLGLQIGLNYSFNHQEPNRRFSSQVDNFDTRIKYVISFKTGVNEGHVIGMGQKPFYHINAYAEKRLNRTGSLQLGAELFLSETLKEIIPLLANSFPESNISLNTDYKRIGVFTGYEMYINKLSIEGQMGVYVYDQYKVNGSLYQRLGLKYNVTERIFGSMSLKTHSAKAEALEFGVGFKL
- a CDS encoding deoxynucleoside kinase translates to MQVAIAGNIGAGKTTLTRLLSKHFKWEPHFEDVVDNPYLDDFYHSMDRWSFNLQIYFLNSRFRQVLKMKESGKNTIQDRTIYEDAHIFAPNLHAMGLMGNRDYENYKSLFELMEQLVGAPDLLIYLRSSIPNLVGQIHKRGRDYENTISIDYLNRLNERYEAWIQTYNKGKLLIIDVDNINFVDNPEDLGNIINRIDAEINGLF
- a CDS encoding dihydrofolate reductase, with protein sequence MKIILVAAVAENNALGKDNAMIWHLPDDFKHFKSLTTGHFILMGRKTFETFPKPLPNRTHLIISRNTDYQVPENCFVFQSIDEAIHFAKNQNQDKLFVIGGGEIYKQTIDLATELSITEVKESFEADAFFPEIDKMIWKSVEVIHHEIDEKHKHAFDIITYKHYDA
- a CDS encoding thymidylate synthase, coding for MKQYLDLVKHVIETGVQKGDRTGTGTKSVFGYQMRFDLNEGFPMVTTKKVHLKSIIHELLWFLKGETNIAYLKENGVRIWDEWADENGDLGPVYGYQWRNWNGEEIDQITELIETLKTNPNSRRMLISAWNPSVLPDTSISFAENVANNKAALPPCHAFFQFYVADGKLSCQLYQRSADIFLGVPFNIASYALFTMMVAQVCGLGYGDFIHTFGDAHIYNNHIEQLELQLSREPKPLPTMKLNPEVKNIFDFTFEDFTLENYEPHPAIKGQVSV
- a CDS encoding bifunctional nuclease family protein, with translation MSLVKLVIKGISYSHTQNGAYALILNEVDGDRKLPIVIGAFEAQSIAIAIEKELKPPRPLTHDLFKNFADRFDIVINQVIIHKLVDGVFFSSIICERDGIEEIIDARTSDAISLAIRFQAPIFTYKNILDKAGIFLNDGVVDGNENEDESEDIDDVLEEIFTNIEAPKMTEKVNEYAHFSLKELNELLENAIANEDYEKAARLRDEISRKSE